One part of the Nymphaea colorata isolate Beijing-Zhang1983 chromosome 8, ASM883128v2, whole genome shotgun sequence genome encodes these proteins:
- the LOC116259333 gene encoding uncharacterized protein LOC116259333, translated as MADREEQAATVGTDLGLALLKINDDSDDERERAEASSESEDEAYNEHNQEEQQQQYLLKSIQSSILIRQLPSEGLSFQLWPAATALVSLMDQEHLPIPCVDKLKATSNVDRPIRALELGSGTGLVGIAAAALLGAQVVLTDLPHVLPNLLFNAEANGEVVRASGRGGSVSVDCLRWGNAEDCLKHRGLDLILASDVVYHSHLFDPLLQTLRLLLVDETVLVMAHLRRWKKDAVFFKKAKKWFDVEMVHTHPPFPGTRVGVAIYCFTKRRA; from the coding sequence ATGGCTGACAGAGAAGAGCAAGCAGCGACGGTGGGCACTGATCTTGGTCTGGCGTTGCTCAAAATCAATGACGATAGTGATGACGAAAGGGAAAGAGCCGAGGCGTCCTCCGAGAGCGAGGATGAAGCATATAATGAGCACAATCAAgaggagcagcagcagcaataCCTCCTAAAATCGATACAGTCGAGCATTCTGATCCGGCAGCTTCCAAGCGAGGGCCTTTCCTTTCAGTTATGGCCTGCCGCCACCGCCCTCGTCTCCCTTATGGATCAAGAACATCTCCCCATCCCTTGCGTCGACAAGTTGAAAGCGACCAGTAATGTCGACCGACCAATCAGAGCCCTGGAGTTGGGATCAGGCACGGGCTTGGTGGGCATCGCGGCGGCCGCGCTGCTGGGCGCCCAAGTCGTCCTCACCGACCTCCCTCATGTTCTTCCGAACCTCCTCTTCAATGCCGAAGCCAACGGGGAGGTCGTGAGGGCGAGCGGCCGCGGTGGCAGCGTGTCCGTCGACTGCTTGCGATGGGGCAACGCCGAGGACTGCCTCAAGCACCGCGGCCTGGACCTCATCCTGGCATCCGACGTCGTCTACCACAGCCACCTCTTCGATCCACTGCTTCAGACGCTCCGGCTCTTGCTGGTAGATGAGACGGTTCTGGTGATGGCGCACCTCAGGAGGTGGAAGAAGGACGCTGTCTTCTTCAAGAAGGCGAAGAAGTGGTTCGATGTTGAGATGGTCCACACGCATCCTCCATTTCCTGGTACTAGAGTCGGAGTAGCCATCTACTGTTTCACTAAAAGAAGAGCCTGA